One Anthonomus grandis grandis chromosome 14, icAntGran1.3, whole genome shotgun sequence DNA window includes the following coding sequences:
- the LOC126744392 gene encoding uncharacterized protein LOC126744392 isoform X1, translated as MESETSTSSSDFEEDLENVAAFLIVDDGIKRKWVHEINKQREELGEYHRLVKELNEHPDRYHMYFRVTKEEFDFLHGLVKEDIKKKNTQFRRAISTEERLAVCLRIILRQDIIRIINIVSRLPHVLERRIVAVSMIIKNHIYSRLSRARRIVENAFGILVSRWRVFRRHFEIQPDFVDKVVLAACCLHNMLSTESVEARPCYFTFSKSSPPKYSRNTEKAR; from the exons ATGGAAAGTGAGACCTCAACCAGTTCCTCAGATTTTGAAGAAGACTTAGAAAACGTGGCTGCATTTTTAATAGTTGATGATGGAATAAAAAGGAAGTGGGTGCacgaaataaataaacagaGGGAAGAATTAGGAGAATATCACAGATTAGTTAAAGAGCTGAATGAGCACCCAGATCGATATCATATGTATTTTCGGGTTACCAAAgaagaatttgattttttgcacGGACTTGTTAAAGAAgatatcaaaaagaaaaatacccAATTCCGAAGGGCGATAAGTACTGAAGAGAGATTAGCGGTGTGTTTAAG GATCATTTTGCGCCAGGATATTATCCGCATCATTAACATCGTTTCCAGATTGCCGCACGTCCTTGAAAGAAGAATAGTTGCCGTCAGTATGATAATAAAGAATCATATTTACTcaag GTTATCACGGGCTAGGCGCATTGTAGAAAACGCCTTCGGAATTTTGGTCTCTCGTTGGAGAGTGTTTCGTAGACACTTTGAAATACAACCAGACTTCGTGGATAAAGTTGTACTAGCCGCATGCTGTCTCCATAATATGTTGAGTACAGAATCAGTAGAAGCTCGACCTTGCTACTTTACGTTCTCCAAAAGCAGCCCTCCTAAATATTCAAGGAATACGGAGAAAGCACGCTAA
- the LOC126744392 gene encoding uncharacterized protein LOC126744392 isoform X2: MESETSTSSSDFEEDLENVAAFLIVDDGIKRKWVHEINKQREELGEYHRLVKELNEHPDRYHMYFRVTKEEFDFLHGLVKEDIKKKNTQFRRAISTEERLAVCLRLPHVLERRIVAVSMIIKNHIYSRLSRARRIVENAFGILVSRWRVFRRHFEIQPDFVDKVVLAACCLHNMLSTESVEARPCYFTFSKSSPPKYSRNTEKAR; this comes from the exons ATGGAAAGTGAGACCTCAACCAGTTCCTCAGATTTTGAAGAAGACTTAGAAAACGTGGCTGCATTTTTAATAGTTGATGATGGAATAAAAAGGAAGTGGGTGCacgaaataaataaacagaGGGAAGAATTAGGAGAATATCACAGATTAGTTAAAGAGCTGAATGAGCACCCAGATCGATATCATATGTATTTTCGGGTTACCAAAgaagaatttgattttttgcacGGACTTGTTAAAGAAgatatcaaaaagaaaaatacccAATTCCGAAGGGCGATAAGTACTGAAGAGAGATTAGCGGTGTGTTTAAG ATTGCCGCACGTCCTTGAAAGAAGAATAGTTGCCGTCAGTATGATAATAAAGAATCATATTTACTcaag GTTATCACGGGCTAGGCGCATTGTAGAAAACGCCTTCGGAATTTTGGTCTCTCGTTGGAGAGTGTTTCGTAGACACTTTGAAATACAACCAGACTTCGTGGATAAAGTTGTACTAGCCGCATGCTGTCTCCATAATATGTTGAGTACAGAATCAGTAGAAGCTCGACCTTGCTACTTTACGTTCTCCAAAAGCAGCCCTCCTAAATATTCAAGGAATACGGAGAAAGCACGCTAA
- the LOC126744392 gene encoding uncharacterized protein LOC126744392 isoform X3: MESETSTSSSDFEEDLENVAAFLIVDDGIKRKWVHEINKQREELGEYHRLVKELNEHPDRYHMYFRVTKEEFDFLHGLVKEDIKKKNTQFRRAISTEERLAVCLRLSRARRIVENAFGILVSRWRVFRRHFEIQPDFVDKVVLAACCLHNMLSTESVEARPCYFTFSKSSPPKYSRNTEKAR; the protein is encoded by the exons ATGGAAAGTGAGACCTCAACCAGTTCCTCAGATTTTGAAGAAGACTTAGAAAACGTGGCTGCATTTTTAATAGTTGATGATGGAATAAAAAGGAAGTGGGTGCacgaaataaataaacagaGGGAAGAATTAGGAGAATATCACAGATTAGTTAAAGAGCTGAATGAGCACCCAGATCGATATCATATGTATTTTCGGGTTACCAAAgaagaatttgattttttgcacGGACTTGTTAAAGAAgatatcaaaaagaaaaatacccAATTCCGAAGGGCGATAAGTACTGAAGAGAGATTAGCGGTGTGTTTAAG GTTATCACGGGCTAGGCGCATTGTAGAAAACGCCTTCGGAATTTTGGTCTCTCGTTGGAGAGTGTTTCGTAGACACTTTGAAATACAACCAGACTTCGTGGATAAAGTTGTACTAGCCGCATGCTGTCTCCATAATATGTTGAGTACAGAATCAGTAGAAGCTCGACCTTGCTACTTTACGTTCTCCAAAAGCAGCCCTCCTAAATATTCAAGGAATACGGAGAAAGCACGCTAA